One window of Salvia splendens isolate huo1 unplaced genomic scaffold, SspV2 ctg316, whole genome shotgun sequence genomic DNA carries:
- the LOC121789722 gene encoding molybdenum cofactor sulfurase-like produces the protein MQSPNCIKEASKACFSTCCANPLPSAADSTPGRNFVSAILSTLHPHTSFTNHESLPSLRDLLSRLRDAVPNYFNTVLADSVRALEYNHFLLSNHVCLDYVGHGLFSYAQNPYADDSFFDFSYCSTNFTSYLLYGAEEAQFHASAKQRILKYMNLSEEDYSLVFTASQSSAFSLLANSYPFDSHQSLVTVYDHDNEALEVMIQAARKRGARPQSATFSWPGLRVNSRKLRKILKNKKRGLFVFPLQSKMSGARYSYQWMNMAREKGWHVLLDASALAPKEMETLGLSLFHPDFLISSFFNIFGRNPAGFCCLFIKKSNVSLLSQSSTNMGIINLVPPIKSSSSSSEERKLLSEIVELDRDKAIEFRGLDNADALGLILISSRLRYLVNWLVNALTSLRHPNAGNGVQLVTVYGPRIRVDRGPAIAFNVCDWKGERVEPLLVQKLACRNNICVSIGVLKNVCFEGSLGVVWASIGMLTNFEDVYRLWAFVARFLDADFVEKEKWRYTALNQTTVEV, from the coding sequence ATGCAATCACCAAATTGCATTAAAGAGGCCTCAAAGGCGTGCTTTAGCACCTGCTGCGCCAATCCCCTTCCCTCCGCGGCCGACTCCACCCCCGGCCGCAACTTCGTCTCCGCAATCCTCTCCACTCTCCATCCACACACAAGTTTCACCAATCACGAGTCACTCCCCTCGCTGCGGGACCTCCTCTCGCGCCTCAGAGACGCCGTCCCCAACTACTTCAACACCGTCCTCGCTGACAGCGTCAGAGCTCTGGAATACAACCACTTCCTTCTCTCCAACCACGTCTGCCTCGACTACGTCGGCCACGGCCTATTCTCCTACGCCCAAAACCCGTATGCAGACGACAGCTTCTTTGACTTTTCCTACTGCTCTACCAACTTCACCTCCTACCTCCTCTACGGCGCCGAGGAGGCCCAATTCCACGCCTCCGCGAAGCAAAGAATCTTGAAGTACATGAACCTTTCCGAGGAAGACTACTCGCTAGTCTTCACGGCCAGTCAATCGTCGGCATTCAGCCTCCTCGCAAACTCCTACCCCTTCGACTCCCACCAGAGCCTCGTCACAGTCTATGACCATGACAACGAGGCTCTGGAGGTGATGATACAGGCCGCCAGAAAACGCGGCGCACGGCCACAGTCCGCCACGTTTTCCTGGCCTGGCCTCAGAGTCAATTCCAGGAAACTGAGGAAAATTTTAAAGAACAAAAAACGCGGCCTGTTTGTGTTCCCACTCCAATCGAAAATGAGCGGAGCTCGTTATTCGTATCAGTGGATGAATATGGCGAGAGAGAAAGGATGGCACGTGTTGCTGGATGCATCAGCTTTAGCACCAAAGGAAATGGAGACATTAGGCCTCTCTCTCTTCCACCCGGATTTCCTCATCTCTTCATTCTTCAACATTTTCGGCCGAAACCCGGCCGGATTCTGTTGTCTCTTCATCAAGAAATCCAACGTTTCTCTACTCTCTCAATCCTCGACTAACATGGGAATCATCAACCTCGTACCACCTATCAAATCGTCTTCTTCCAGCTCGGAAGAGCGCAAATTGTTGTCCGAGATAGTGGAATTGGATCGTGATAAGGCGATCGAGTTCCGCGGCCTGGATAACGCGGACGCATTGGGCCTGATTCTGATCAGCAGCAGGCTGAGGTACCTGGTGAACTGGCTGGTGAACGCGCTGACGAGTCTCCGGCATCCGAACGCCGGGAATGGGGTGCAGCTGGTGACGGTGTACGGGCCGAGGATCAGGGTGGACCGAGGGCCGGCGATCGCGTTCAATGTGTGCGATTGGAAGGGGGAGAGAGTTGAGCCGCTTTTGGTGCAGAAATTGGCTTGTCGAAACAACATCTGTGTCAGCATTGGGGTGTTGAAAAACGTGTGTTTTGAGGGAAGTTTGGGAGTGGTGTGGGCTTCAATAGGGATGTTAACCAATTTCGAAGATGTGTACAGATTGTGGGCATTTGTTGCGAGGTTTTTGGATGCTGATTTCGTGGAGAAGGAGAAATGGCGTTACACCGCGCTTAATCAGACAACTGTTGAGGTTTAA
- the LOC121789723 gene encoding SPX domain-containing membrane protein At4g22990-like has product MVEFGKKLKERQIEEWRGYYINYKLMKKNVKQYANQIEAGALERRHVLKDFSRMLDNQIEKIVLFMLEQQGLLASRIAQLNEQQEAILEQPDISKISELREAYREVGKDLLKLLLFVEMNAIGLRKILKKFDKRFGYKFTDYYVKTRANHPYSQLQQVFKHVGLGAVVGAISRNLADLQDRQGSYLSIYDQPALPLQEPVVDSLQSAVDRLTHSTNFLEFLGQHALIMHDELPSVVEEHIDNQRYHFMSLILNLANTFLYMVNTYIIVPTADDYSTSLGAAPTVCGIVIGAMAVAQIFSSVYFSAWSNKSYFRPLVFSSIVLLIGNAMYALAYDSKSLTLLLLGRVFCGLGSARAVNRRYISDCVPLKIRMQASAGFVSASALGMACGPAFAGLLQTNFRIFDITFNQVTLPGWVMTIAWACYLVLLSISFIEPACEIEVDDAPEKSSAAKNDKLEKGLAQPLLMSTEHEQDDDGDQECDASEEAPEESRRPANSLGAAYRLLTPSVKVQLLIYFMLKYAMEILLSESSVISSYYFGWTTSEVSIFLASLGLTVLPINIVVGSYISNMFEDRQILLASEIVVFLGILFSFQFIVPYSVPQYVCSGLIMFVAAEVLEGVNLSLLSRVMSSRLSRGTYNGGLLSTEAGTFARVVADATITIGGYFGESNLLNLTLIPSLVICIGSIVATCCTYNSLY; this is encoded by the exons ATGGTTGAATTTGGGAAGAAGTTGAAGGAAAGACAAATTGAAGAATGGAGAGG ATATTACATCAACTACAAATTAATGAAGAAAAATGTAAAGCAGTACGCAAATCAAATTGAAGCTGGGGCACTGGAACGGCGCCATGttctcaaggatttctccaGAATGCTGGATAATCAG ATAGAAAAAATTGTTCTCTTTATGCTGGAACAACAAGGCCTACTCGCTAGCAGGATTGCCCAGCTGAATGAACAACAAGAGGCTATTCTAGAACAACCTGACATATCAAAAATATCTGAGCTACGAGAAGCTTACAGGGAAGTTGGGAAGGATCTCCTAAAGCTCCTTCTTTTTGTTGAAATGAATGCCATCGGTCTAAGGAAGATCCTTAAGAAGTTTGATAAGCGATTTGGATACAAATTCACAGATTACTACGTCAAAACTCGTGCTAATCATCCTTATTCCCAGCTTCAGCAAGTATTCAAGCATGTG GGTTTGGGTGCCGTGGTTGGAGCTATATCTCGCAATCTTGCTGATCTTCAGGACCGCCAGGGAAGCTACTTATCGATTTATGATCAGCCTGCACTCCCACTCCAG GAGCCTGTTGTTGACTCACTACAATCAGCTGTTGACAGATTAACCCATTCAACAAATTTCCTTGAGTTTTTGGGCCAACATGCACTTATCATGCACGACGAGTTGCCTTCTGTTGTAGAAGAGCATATTGACAATCAGAGATACCATTTCATGTCGCTAATTCTGAACTTGGCAAACACCTTTCTTTATATGGTCAACACATATATTATTGTTCCCACCGCAGATGACTACTCTACAAGCCTTGGTGCAGCTCCAACAGTCTGTGGTATCGTAATTGGGGCAATGGCAGTTGCACAGATATTTTCTTCTGTGTACTTCAGTGCTTGGTCTAACAAGTCATACTTCAGACCTTTGGTCTTTAGCAGCATAGTTCTCCTTATTGGAAACGCTATGTATGCATTGGCTTATGACTCCAAGTCATTAACACTACTTTTGCTTGGTCGTGTATTTTGTGG TTTGGGTTCTGCAAGAGCAGTTAATCGGCGTTATATTAGTGACTGTGTGCCACTTAAAATCCGGATGCAGGCTTCTGCTGGTTTTGTTAGTGCAAGTGCATTGGGAATGGCATGCGGCCCTGCATTTGCAGGGCTACTTCAAACTAATTTCAGGATCTTCGATATCACATTTAATCAAGTCACTCTACCTGGCTGGGTAATGACTATCGCGTGGGCATGCTATTTAGTATTGTTGTCGATCTCATTCATAGAACCTGCTTGTGAGATTGAAGTCGACGATGCCCCAGAGAAATCTAGTGCTG CAAAAAATGATAAGCTAGAGAAGGGACTTGCACAACCATTGCTTATGTCAACAGAACATGAGCAAGATGATGATGGGGATCAAGAATGTGATGCTAGTGAAGAGGCTCCAGAGGAATCACGTCGACCAGCGAACTCACTAGGAGCAGCCTATAGGCTACTCACACCATCTGTAAAg GTTCAGTTGTTGATATACTTCATGCTCAAATACGCAATGGAGATCCTCCTTTCAGAATCAAGTGTAATCTCATCATACTATTTTGGTTGGACAACTAGTGAAGTGTCAATCTTTCTTGCCAGCCTTGGCCTTACGGTTCTTCCTATAAACATTGTTGTTGGAAGTTACATAAGCAATATGTTTGAGGACAG GCAAATATTACTGGCATCTGAAATTGTGGTCTTTCTGGGTATACTTTTTAGTTTCCAGTTTATTGTCCCATATTCCGTGCCACAATATGTCTGTTCAGGGCTCATCATGTTTGTAGCTGCTGAAGTACTGGAAG GCGTCAATCTGTCGCTGCTCTCCAGAGTTATGTCGTCCAGGCTTTCTCGTGGAACATACAATGGTGGACTTCTGTCGACAGAAGCTGGGACGTTTGCTCGAGTGGTTGCAGATGCAACGATCACCATAGGTGGTTATTTCGGGGAGAGTAACCTCTTGAATCTCACCCTCATTCCTTCTCTGGTGATTTGCATAGGTTCCATTGTAGCTACATGCTGTACCTACAATTCTCTTTACTAA